One window of the Nocardia huaxiensis genome contains the following:
- the purF gene encoding amidophosphoribosyltransferase: MTLPPDATTPDQDENEPREECGVFGVWAPGEDVAKLTYYGLYALQHRGQEAAGIAVADGTQVLVFKDLGLVSQVFDEQTLAAMPGHVAVGHCRYSTTGSTTWENAQPIFRTTAVGTGLALGHNGNLVNTAELSARARELGLISGRLAGNLGATSDSDVMTALLAHAAADKSIEQAAMELLPTLRGAFCLTFMDEHTLYAARDPWGIRPLCLGRLDRGWVVASETAALDIVGASFVREIEPGELLAIDADGVRSMRFANPEPKGCVFEFVYLARPDSTISGRSVHATRVDIGRRLAKEHPVEADLVIPVPESGTPAAVGYAQGSGIPYGQGLMKNAYVGRTFIQPSQTIRQLGIRLKLNPLREVIRGKRLIVVDDSIVRGNTQRALIRMLREAGALEIHVRIASAPVKWPCFYGIDFASRAELIANGAGPDGIEGNSLDEMVEGVRRSIGADSLGYISIDEMIAATEQPATRLCAACFDGTYPIALPTEAAIGKNVLEGMLTGASESDLLADNANASALSRP, translated from the coding sequence GTGACACTGCCCCCCGACGCCACCACCCCCGACCAGGACGAGAACGAACCCCGCGAGGAATGCGGTGTATTCGGAGTCTGGGCGCCGGGCGAGGATGTGGCCAAGCTCACGTACTACGGACTCTACGCATTGCAGCATCGCGGTCAGGAGGCGGCCGGCATCGCCGTCGCCGACGGCACGCAGGTGCTGGTGTTCAAGGATCTCGGCCTGGTGAGCCAGGTCTTCGACGAACAGACCCTCGCGGCGATGCCCGGCCATGTGGCCGTGGGCCACTGCCGCTACTCCACCACCGGTTCCACCACCTGGGAGAACGCGCAGCCGATCTTCCGCACCACCGCGGTGGGCACCGGCCTGGCCCTGGGGCACAACGGAAATCTGGTGAACACCGCCGAATTGTCCGCTCGGGCAAGGGAACTCGGTCTCATCAGCGGACGGCTCGCCGGGAACCTGGGCGCCACCTCCGACTCCGATGTGATGACCGCGCTGCTCGCGCACGCGGCCGCCGACAAGAGCATCGAGCAGGCCGCCATGGAGCTGCTGCCGACGCTGCGCGGCGCCTTCTGTCTCACCTTCATGGACGAGCACACGCTGTACGCGGCGCGCGATCCGTGGGGCATCCGCCCGCTGTGCCTGGGTCGCCTGGACCGCGGCTGGGTGGTCGCCAGCGAAACCGCAGCGCTCGATATCGTCGGCGCCTCCTTCGTGCGCGAGATCGAGCCCGGCGAACTGCTGGCGATCGACGCCGACGGCGTGCGTTCCATGCGCTTCGCCAACCCCGAACCCAAGGGCTGCGTCTTCGAATTCGTGTACCTGGCCCGCCCCGACTCGACCATCTCCGGTCGCTCGGTGCACGCCACCCGCGTCGACATCGGCCGCCGCCTGGCCAAGGAGCATCCGGTCGAGGCCGACCTGGTCATCCCGGTCCCGGAGTCCGGCACCCCGGCCGCGGTCGGCTACGCGCAGGGTTCGGGCATCCCCTACGGCCAGGGCCTGATGAAGAACGCCTACGTGGGCCGCACCTTCATCCAGCCCAGCCAGACCATCCGCCAGCTCGGCATCCGGCTCAAGCTGAACCCGCTGCGCGAGGTCATTCGCGGCAAGCGGCTCATCGTGGTCGACGACTCCATCGTGCGCGGCAACACCCAGCGCGCGCTCATCCGCATGCTGCGCGAGGCGGGCGCGCTGGAGATCCACGTGCGCATCGCCTCCGCGCCGGTGAAGTGGCCGTGCTTCTACGGCATCGACTTCGCCTCGCGCGCGGAGCTCATCGCCAATGGCGCGGGACCCGATGGGATCGAAGGCAATTCGCTCGACGAGATGGTCGAGGGCGTGCGCCGCTCCATCGGCGCGGACAGCCTCGGCTACATCTCCATCGACGAGATGATCGCCGCCACCGAGCAGCCGGCCACGCGTCTGTGCGCCGCCTGCTTCGACGGCACCTACCCGATCGCGCTGCCCACCGAGGCGGCCATCGGCAAGAACGTCCTGGAGGGCATGCTCACCGGGGCCAGTGAGTCGGATCTGCTGGCGGACAATGCGAACGCGAGTGCGCTGAGCCGTCCGTAG